A single Ketobacter sp. MCCC 1A13808 DNA region contains:
- the upp gene encoding uracil phosphoribosyltransferase, whose translation MSQAEVHHINHPLIQHKLTLMREKDRSTSSFRRLLHEISMLMAYEVTRDMPTQLIDIETPLETMQSPVIDGKKTVFVSILRAGNGFLDGMLSVVPGARVGHVGLYRDPKTLGAVEYYFKMPHSMHERDAVVLDPMLATGNSAVAAVDRLKETNPKSIRFVCLLAAPEGIKNFHEAHPDVPIYTAAIDRGLNDHGYILPGLGDAGDRMFGTK comes from the coding sequence ATGAGCCAAGCCGAAGTTCACCACATCAACCACCCACTGATCCAGCATAAACTGACACTGATGCGGGAAAAAGACCGCAGCACCAGCAGCTTCCGTCGGCTGTTACATGAAATCAGTATGCTGATGGCCTACGAAGTTACTCGGGACATGCCAACTCAACTGATTGATATTGAAACGCCTCTGGAAACCATGCAAAGCCCGGTGATCGATGGTAAGAAAACCGTTTTTGTCAGCATACTGCGGGCGGGCAATGGTTTTCTGGATGGCATGTTAAGTGTCGTTCCCGGGGCGCGGGTGGGCCATGTAGGCTTATATCGTGATCCAAAAACGCTGGGCGCGGTGGAATACTATTTCAAAATGCCGCACAGCATGCACGAACGGGACGCCGTGGTTCTGGATCCCATGCTGGCCACCGGCAACTCCGCCGTGGCTGCCGTCGATCGGCTAAAAGAAACCAATCCGAAATCGATCCGCTTTGTTTGCCTTCTGGCTGCGCCGGAAGGAATAAAAAATTTTCATGAAGCACATCCGGATGTACCTATATACACCGCAGCCATCGATCGCGGCTTAAACGATCACGGTTATATTTTACCGGGGCTGGGCGACGCGGGGGACCGTATGTTCGGCACCAAGTAA